One Methylophaga marina DNA window includes the following coding sequences:
- a CDS encoding DNA adenine methylase: protein MTSKGHFDATLKPPLKWAGGKRWLLPVLKRYWNKHQPSRLVEPFCGGLSVALGLAPDNALLNDVNPSLINFYQHLSQGLEVEIAFINDEANYYQCRDEFNRLNAKQSDLSRAAQLFYYLNRTGYNGLCRFNSQGGYNVPFGRYKTINYLESFVHYQPILSRWQFSCEDFESIPLQANDFVYADPPYDTPFHQYSQKGFKWEDQERLAYWLSHHEGPVLLSNQATDRVIKLYRQLGFRLRYLDAPRLISCKGNGRKAVKEVLAIRGF from the coding sequence ATGACAAGCAAGGGCCATTTTGATGCCACGTTAAAACCGCCACTCAAGTGGGCGGGTGGGAAACGTTGGTTATTACCTGTTCTTAAACGCTACTGGAATAAACATCAGCCGAGCAGACTGGTGGAACCTTTTTGTGGCGGGCTTTCGGTTGCGCTTGGTTTAGCCCCAGATAATGCATTACTCAATGATGTAAACCCCTCATTAATCAATTTTTATCAGCATCTAAGCCAAGGCCTGGAAGTCGAAATAGCGTTTATTAATGATGAGGCAAACTACTATCAATGTCGTGACGAATTTAATCGGCTTAATGCTAAACAAAGTGATCTATCGCGGGCGGCACAACTCTTCTATTATCTGAATCGCACTGGCTACAATGGTTTGTGTCGGTTTAATAGTCAGGGCGGTTACAATGTCCCTTTCGGACGTTATAAAACCATCAATTATTTAGAGAGTTTTGTTCACTATCAGCCAATCCTGTCTCGATGGCAATTTTCTTGTGAGGATTTTGAATCGATACCACTCCAAGCGAATGACTTTGTATATGCCGATCCTCCATATGACACACCTTTCCATCAATACTCACAAAAAGGATTTAAATGGGAAGACCAGGAGCGTCTGGCATATTGGTTAAGTCATCATGAGGGGCCAGTTCTTTTGTCTAATCAGGCGACAGACAGAGTCATCAAGCTTTACCGTCAGCTGGGTTTCAGGCTGCGTTACCTTGATGCACCACGTTTAATTAGCTGTAAAGGAAATGGGCGGAAAGCGGTGAAAGAAGTGCTTGCGATCCGCGGTTTTTGA
- a CDS encoding HvfX family Cu-binding RiPP maturation protein, with translation MSICHIYHGVSTSLNKTRAVDFMAPLLLRVYLAPVFWVAANNKWNPFDADSSLNSTIAWFANPDWGLGLPFPELMAYLAWGAEYFGAIFLILGLGIRLVTLPLMFTMIVAAVTVHWQNGWQAIHDTMSPFASNDVNEAIERLHKAKEILQEYGHYDWLTQHGNFVVLNNGIEFAATYFLMLLVLFFIGAGKYFSVDYWISQYCQPSEEGK, from the coding sequence ATGTCTATCTGTCATATTTATCATGGTGTCTCAACCAGCTTAAATAAAACGCGTGCCGTCGATTTTATGGCACCACTATTATTACGTGTGTATCTCGCGCCTGTTTTTTGGGTGGCTGCCAACAACAAATGGAATCCGTTTGATGCTGATAGCTCTCTGAATAGCACAATCGCTTGGTTTGCGAATCCTGATTGGGGATTGGGGTTACCTTTTCCTGAATTGATGGCTTATCTGGCCTGGGGAGCGGAATACTTTGGTGCAATTTTTCTCATTCTGGGCTTGGGCATTCGCTTAGTCACACTACCGTTAATGTTTACTATGATTGTCGCTGCTGTCACTGTCCATTGGCAAAACGGTTGGCAGGCAATACATGACACGATGAGTCCTTTTGCATCAAATGATGTCAATGAAGCTATAGAGCGTCTTCACAAGGCGAAAGAGATTTTGCAGGAATATGGGCATTACGACTGGTTAACACAACATGGTAATTTCGTTGTGCTTAATAATGGTATTGAATTTGCCGCCACCTATTTCCTGATGTTGCTAGTGTTGTTTTTTATCGGGGCTGGTAAGTACTTCAGTGTTGATTACTGGATAAGCCAATACTGTCAGCCGAGCGAGGAGGGTAAGTAA
- a CDS encoding sulfite oxidase heme-binding subunit YedZ, with amino-acid sequence MSAKNKASMVKAGVFFICLVPLIYLIWGLFTENLGANPVETLTRSSGLWALRFLLITLLVSPIRWYTGLTAVVKYRRMLGLYAFFYAFVHMLLYLGLDQLFNIHDIWKDIIKRPFITVGFISFILLLPLVVTSTNKMIKRLGGKRWKRLHRLTYLVASLSCLHFLMLVKADIREPVIYILLLLALFFVRFLHSFNKKSWSLADFFRKLIYNTSTLWCELTISQ; translated from the coding sequence ATGTCAGCAAAAAACAAAGCAAGCATGGTCAAGGCAGGAGTGTTTTTTATCTGTCTTGTGCCACTCATTTATCTAATCTGGGGACTCTTTACTGAGAACCTTGGTGCTAATCCAGTTGAGACATTAACCAGAAGCTCTGGCTTATGGGCATTACGTTTTTTATTAATCACTTTGCTGGTTTCACCTATCCGTTGGTATACAGGTCTGACGGCAGTCGTCAAATATCGACGCATGTTAGGTCTCTATGCCTTTTTCTATGCCTTTGTCCATATGCTGTTATATCTTGGTCTCGATCAACTTTTTAATATTCATGACATTTGGAAAGATATCATCAAACGTCCATTCATCACTGTGGGCTTCATCAGTTTTATTTTGCTGTTACCCTTGGTCGTAACCTCAACTAATAAAATGATAAAAAGGTTGGGTGGTAAACGCTGGAAAAGGTTACACCGTCTGACATATTTAGTTGCTTCTTTGTCGTGTCTTCATTTTCTTATGCTGGTAAAGGCCGATATTCGTGAACCAGTCATTTACATACTGTTGCTTTTAGCCTTGTTTTTTGTCAGGTTTTTACATTCATTTAATAAAAAAAGCTGGTCACTCGCTGATTTTTTTCGCAAACTGATATACAACACCTCAACGTTGTGGTGTGAACTAACCATAAGTCAGTAA
- the lpdA gene encoding dihydrolipoyl dehydrogenase, with translation MSEIEVKVPDIGDFDAVEIIEVLVSEGDIVEENQDIITLESDKAAMEIPSTAKGKIVSLKVSLGDKVAEGDVILTLEAEQAEADTEDTESIPEATETKASSPEKAAPTPAAVPHGDADLHAEVLVLGSGPGGYTAAFRAADLGKQVVMVERHERIGGVCLNVGCIPSKALLHTAQIINEAEEMSHHGVKFNKPQIDIRELESWKSSVVNQLTGGLKALAKTRKVTIVQGEGSFTSPNTLKVEGPDGEKTISFDHCIIAAGSRVTKIPVFPNDDPRMMDSTDALELEDVPVKLLVIGGGIIGLEMATVYDALGSKITVVELQDSLIPGADKDIVKPLLKRVEQKYDNIYLNTKVSNIEPKEDGLLVTFEGKDAPEQAMFDKILVAVGRSPNGKLINAEAAGVIVTDHGFIETDGQMRTNVPHIFAIGDIVGQPMLAHKATHEGKVAAEVIAGQKSVFEPMTIPSVAYTDPEVAWMGMSEDEAKKQGIDYVKGAFPWAASGRSLSLGRDEGLTKAIFEKETGRLIGAGIVGPNAGELIAEAVLALEMGADAEDIGLTIHPHPTLSETLGFAAEMAEGSITDLMPPRKTLHSK, from the coding sequence ATGAGTGAAATAGAAGTAAAAGTCCCTGATATTGGTGATTTTGATGCTGTTGAAATCATCGAAGTACTTGTGAGTGAAGGCGATATTGTTGAAGAGAATCAGGATATTATCACTCTTGAATCAGATAAAGCGGCAATGGAAATTCCTAGCACAGCCAAAGGAAAAATTGTCAGCTTAAAGGTATCTCTAGGCGATAAGGTGGCTGAAGGTGATGTTATCTTAACGTTAGAAGCTGAGCAGGCCGAGGCTGATACTGAAGACACCGAGTCAATACCTGAAGCAACGGAAACTAAAGCAAGCTCGCCAGAAAAAGCAGCGCCAACACCAGCGGCTGTACCGCATGGTGATGCGGATCTGCATGCCGAGGTATTGGTGCTCGGTTCTGGACCGGGTGGCTATACTGCAGCATTCAGAGCGGCTGATCTGGGTAAGCAAGTCGTCATGGTTGAACGTCACGAACGAATTGGTGGTGTTTGCTTAAATGTCGGCTGTATTCCTTCTAAAGCATTGTTACACACAGCGCAGATTATTAATGAAGCCGAAGAAATGTCACATCATGGGGTGAAATTCAATAAACCTCAGATCGATATTCGCGAATTAGAATCTTGGAAAAGCAGTGTTGTTAATCAGTTAACTGGCGGCTTAAAAGCATTAGCTAAAACACGTAAGGTCACCATAGTGCAAGGCGAGGGTAGCTTTACCAGCCCAAACACTTTGAAGGTTGAAGGGCCTGACGGTGAGAAAACGATCTCGTTTGACCACTGTATTATTGCTGCCGGTTCACGCGTAACAAAAATCCCTGTATTCCCAAATGACGATCCAAGAATGATGGATTCCACGGATGCATTAGAACTGGAAGATGTACCAGTGAAATTATTGGTCATTGGCGGTGGTATCATCGGACTTGAAATGGCGACTGTTTATGATGCTTTAGGCTCCAAGATCACTGTCGTTGAGTTACAAGATAGTCTGATTCCGGGGGCGGATAAAGATATTGTTAAACCATTGCTCAAGCGTGTAGAGCAAAAATACGACAATATATATCTGAACACTAAAGTCAGTAACATTGAGCCAAAAGAAGATGGTTTACTCGTCACTTTTGAGGGTAAAGATGCACCTGAACAAGCGATGTTTGACAAAATACTGGTTGCTGTTGGTCGTTCACCAAACGGTAAACTGATTAATGCTGAAGCAGCAGGTGTCATCGTGACTGATCATGGCTTTATCGAAACGGATGGCCAGATGCGTACGAATGTGCCGCATATCTTTGCTATTGGTGACATTGTAGGTCAACCGATGCTTGCCCATAAAGCAACGCATGAAGGGAAAGTGGCTGCTGAGGTGATTGCTGGTCAGAAATCCGTATTTGAACCTATGACGATACCATCTGTTGCCTATACCGATCCTGAAGTGGCCTGGATGGGAATGAGCGAAGACGAAGCCAAAAAGCAAGGCATTGATTATGTGAAAGGTGCCTTCCCCTGGGCTGCCAGTGGTAGAAGCTTAAGCCTGGGTAGAGATGAAGGTCTGACAAAAGCTATCTTTGAAAAAGAAACTGGCCGATTAATTGGTGCAGGTATTGTTGGTCCTAATGCGGGTGAATTAATTGCAGAAGCTGTTCTCGCTCTCGAGATGGGAGCAGATGCTGAGGATATTGGTTTGACTATCCATCCTCATCCAACTTTATCTGAGACATTAGGATTTGCTGCAGAAATGGCCGAAGGATCAATCACCGATCTGATGCCGCCACGCAAGACTTTGCACTCTAAGTAA
- a CDS encoding RNA polymerase sigma factor — protein MKHSPTQERLLIQQLIEGEAKAFDYVVSEYHGLMLTTARAIVGEAFADEIVQDAWLSAIKALPNFEARSSLKTWLLQITSNAAKTRFKREQRQVSLDEGWESVPRDKFDQRGHRLDDVLPWEQETPDALLENEQLKELIETSFRQLPANQRALLTMYDMEGLSMSEICNILDISSSNARVLLHRARTTIHHKIEEYRGR, from the coding sequence GTGAAGCATAGTCCAACACAAGAGCGCCTCTTAATTCAGCAGTTGATAGAGGGTGAAGCTAAAGCGTTTGACTATGTTGTATCTGAATACCATGGCTTAATGCTCACGACTGCCAGAGCTATTGTGGGTGAAGCGTTCGCTGATGAGATTGTTCAAGATGCCTGGCTGTCAGCCATCAAAGCATTACCAAACTTCGAGGCACGTTCCAGCTTAAAAACTTGGCTTTTGCAAATCACCAGTAATGCTGCCAAGACTCGGTTCAAGCGAGAGCAACGACAAGTTTCTCTGGATGAAGGCTGGGAATCAGTCCCTCGAGATAAATTTGATCAACGAGGCCATCGCTTAGATGATGTTTTACCCTGGGAACAGGAGACACCTGATGCCCTTCTTGAAAACGAACAACTAAAAGAACTGATTGAAACAAGCTTTCGTCAATTACCCGCAAACCAGCGTGCTTTGTTAACTATGTATGATATGGAGGGCTTATCAATGTCAGAGATCTGTAACATTCTGGATATCAGTTCGTCTAATGCTAGAGTGCTCTTGCATCGGGCCCGCACGACCATACACCACAAAATCGAAGAATACCGAGGAAGATAA
- a CDS encoding HvfA family oxazolone/thioamide-modified RiPP metallophore, with protein MATLNKSSVAIATLAAGMALSPSLASADSNPFSSTELSSGYMQLAEHHADEAKCGEAKCGGDKKAEEAKCGADKKAKEAKCGGDKKAEEAKCGADKKAHEASCGGNH; from the coding sequence ATGGCAACCTTAAATAAATCATCAGTCGCTATAGCCACATTAGCAGCAGGTATGGCTTTGTCACCATCTTTAGCCAGTGCCGACAGCAACCCATTCTCTTCAACAGAACTTTCGAGTGGTTATATGCAACTTGCTGAACATCATGCAGACGAAGCGAAATGTGGTGAAGCAAAGTGTGGTGGTGATAAAAAAGCTGAAGAAGCCAAATGTGGCGCGGATAAAAAAGCAAAAGAAGCTAAATGCGGTGGCGATAAAAAAGCTGAAGAAGCCAAATGCGGTGCAGATAAAAAAGCACATGAAGCCAGCTGTGGTGGTAATCACTAA
- the aceE gene encoding pyruvate dehydrogenase (acetyl-transferring), homodimeric type: MTDFVDHDPQETQEWLDALESVIEAGGEEKAHFIIEKLIDMARRTGINLPYSANTAYVNTIPVDQQERIPGDQAMEHKLRSYIRWNAMAMVVKANMKPGSVGGHIASFSSAATLYDVGFNHFFKGDEYGNGADMVFVQGHSSPGIYARSFLEGRLTEEQLENFRFEVDGKGLSSYPHPWLMPDYWQFPTVSMGLGPILAIYQARFMKYMQHRDIVKTEGRHVWAYLGDGEMDEPESLGAITLAGREKLDNLIYVVNCNLQRLDGPVRGNGKIVQELEALFRGAGWNVIKVLWGSGWDQLLARDTKGLLLKRMEEVVDGEYQNYKAKDGAYVRKHFFGKYPELLEMVSDMTDEDIWHLSRGGHDPRKIYAAYKRAVDHVGQPTVILAKTVKGYGMGEAGEGQNTTHQQKKLEIEQMKRFRDRFNIPLTDEEVDNVPFIKLKDDSPEKKYLLERRKELGGFLPKRNNSAPALKIPELKLFDAVLKSSGDRELSTTMAFVRVLTALIRDKQIGKNIVPIVPDEARTFGMEGLFRSVGIYSSSGQRYEPEDSGKVMWYREDTKGQILEEGINEAGSMAEWVSAATAYSNYNVNMVPFYIYYSMFGYQRVGDLWWLAGDIQAKGFLIGGTAGRTTLNGEGLQHQDGHNLLMANAIPNCISYDPTYAYEVAVIVHDGMKRMYEKQENVFYYITAMNENYKHPEMPEGVEEGIIKGLYKLKTGGKHKLKAQLMGSGTILREVEAAAELLEKDWKVSADVWSATSMNELVRDGQEVERHNRLNPTAPKKRSYISECLDDAAGVVVAATDYIRLYAEQIRPWVKASYTVLGTDGFGRSDTREALRSFFEVDRYHVVVATLHALADEGQIKYDVVADAIKKYEINAEAINPVKA, from the coding sequence ATGACTGATTTTGTCGATCACGATCCACAGGAAACTCAAGAATGGCTCGACGCCCTTGAGTCTGTAATTGAGGCCGGTGGTGAGGAAAAAGCGCACTTTATCATTGAGAAGCTCATTGATATGGCTCGTCGTACTGGGATTAACCTCCCGTATAGCGCTAACACTGCATACGTCAACACGATTCCTGTTGATCAGCAAGAACGCATCCCTGGTGACCAGGCGATGGAACACAAGCTGAGATCTTATATTCGCTGGAATGCTATGGCGATGGTAGTGAAAGCTAATATGAAACCCGGTTCTGTCGGTGGTCATATTGCGAGTTTTTCATCAGCAGCCACCCTTTACGATGTGGGCTTTAACCACTTCTTTAAAGGTGATGAATATGGCAATGGTGCTGATATGGTTTTTGTTCAAGGCCATTCATCTCCAGGTATTTATGCGCGTTCTTTCCTTGAAGGCAGACTGACTGAAGAACAATTAGAAAATTTCCGTTTTGAAGTAGACGGTAAAGGTCTGTCCTCTTATCCACATCCATGGCTAATGCCTGACTACTGGCAGTTCCCAACTGTATCAATGGGGCTTGGTCCTATTTTAGCCATCTATCAGGCTCGCTTCATGAAATACATGCAGCACCGTGATATTGTCAAAACAGAAGGCCGTCATGTCTGGGCTTATCTGGGCGATGGTGAGATGGATGAGCCAGAATCATTAGGTGCGATTACCTTGGCTGGTCGCGAGAAGCTGGATAATCTTATCTATGTCGTTAACTGTAACTTACAGCGCCTTGATGGCCCTGTACGTGGTAACGGCAAAATTGTTCAAGAATTAGAAGCTTTATTCCGTGGTGCGGGCTGGAATGTTATTAAAGTTTTATGGGGTAGTGGCTGGGATCAGTTACTGGCTCGTGATACAAAAGGCTTACTGCTTAAACGAATGGAAGAAGTCGTTGACGGCGAATACCAGAACTATAAAGCCAAAGATGGTGCTTATGTGCGTAAACACTTCTTTGGTAAATACCCTGAATTGTTAGAAATGGTTTCTGACATGACAGATGAAGATATCTGGCATTTAAGTCGTGGTGGTCACGATCCAAGAAAGATTTATGCTGCCTATAAACGTGCCGTCGATCATGTTGGACAACCTACCGTTATCTTAGCTAAAACCGTTAAAGGTTATGGCATGGGTGAAGCGGGTGAAGGTCAAAACACGACGCATCAGCAGAAGAAGCTGGAAATTGAACAAATGAAACGGTTCCGTGACCGTTTCAACATTCCTTTAACAGATGAAGAAGTAGACAACGTCCCATTCATCAAACTTAAGGATGACAGCCCAGAGAAAAAATATTTACTGGAACGCCGTAAAGAATTGGGCGGTTTCTTACCTAAACGTAACAACAGTGCACCTGCTCTGAAAATTCCTGAATTAAAACTGTTTGATGCTGTATTGAAATCAAGCGGAGATCGTGAACTTTCAACCACAATGGCGTTTGTTCGCGTCTTGACTGCACTGATTCGTGATAAACAAATCGGTAAAAATATCGTTCCAATCGTGCCGGACGAAGCCCGTACTTTTGGTATGGAAGGCTTGTTCCGTAGTGTGGGTATTTATTCTTCTTCTGGCCAGCGTTATGAGCCCGAAGATTCAGGAAAAGTCATGTGGTACCGTGAAGATACCAAAGGCCAGATTCTTGAAGAAGGGATTAACGAAGCCGGTTCAATGGCTGAGTGGGTATCAGCTGCAACGGCTTACAGTAACTACAACGTTAACATGGTGCCGTTCTATATCTATTACTCCATGTTTGGTTACCAGCGTGTTGGTGACTTATGGTGGTTAGCTGGTGATATTCAGGCCAAAGGTTTCCTCATCGGGGGGACTGCAGGTCGTACGACATTGAATGGTGAAGGTTTACAGCATCAAGATGGTCATAACCTATTGATGGCAAATGCTATTCCAAACTGCATCAGCTACGATCCGACTTACGCCTATGAAGTTGCGGTGATTGTTCATGATGGTATGAAACGTATGTATGAGAAGCAGGAAAATGTTTTCTACTACATCACGGCCATGAATGAAAATTACAAACACCCTGAAATGCCCGAAGGCGTTGAAGAAGGCATAATCAAAGGGTTGTATAAGCTCAAAACTGGCGGTAAACATAAGCTTAAAGCCCAGCTTATGGGTAGCGGTACTATTCTGCGTGAAGTGGAAGCAGCTGCAGAGCTGCTTGAAAAAGACTGGAAAGTCTCTGCTGATGTGTGGAGTGCGACTAGCATGAACGAGTTGGTTCGAGATGGACAGGAAGTTGAACGCCATAATCGCCTCAACCCAACCGCACCGAAAAAACGCAGCTATATTTCTGAATGCTTAGATGATGCGGCTGGTGTCGTGGTTGCTGCAACAGACTACATACGTTTATATGCAGAACAAATCCGTCCGTGGGTTAAAGCGAGCTATACCGTTTTAGGTACGGATGGTTTTGGCCGAAGCGATACTCGTGAAGCATTGAGAAGTTTCTTTGAAGTGGATCGTTATCATGTCGTTGTTGCAACACTACATGCATTAGCCGACGAAGGTCAGATCAAATATGACGTGGTTGCTGATGCAATCAAAAAGTATGAGATTAATGCAGAAGCAATCAACCCAGTTAAGGCATAA
- a CDS encoding DUF1244 domain-containing protein, which produces MDQQTQTELEAAAFRRLLEHLRENTDVQNIDLMNLAGFCRNCLSKWYLAAAEEKHIDMDYDQAREHIYGMPYSEWKDRYQTGPKK; this is translated from the coding sequence ATGGATCAGCAAACACAAACTGAACTTGAAGCCGCCGCGTTCAGACGTTTACTTGAACATCTGCGTGAAAATACCGATGTACAAAACATTGATTTAATGAATCTGGCAGGATTTTGCCGGAATTGTTTATCAAAGTGGTATCTGGCTGCAGCAGAGGAAAAGCACATTGATATGGATTACGATCAAGCGCGTGAGCATATTTATGGCATGCCATATAGTGAATGGAAGGACAGATATCAGACAGGCCCAAAAAAATAA
- the msrP gene encoding protein-methionine-sulfoxide reductase catalytic subunit MsrP → MFFRKQKSWEIAESEVTDFDIYQNRRQFLNTSISIGLASAFPSMALAATEDNPTQLFKGLSNSPFSTEEEKTDFESITTYNNFYEFGTSKTDPALNATAFPDKFESWKVVIDGECEKPGTYDYDELIKPFSLEERIYRMRCVEGWSMVIPWIGFPLADLLKKAQPNANAKFVEFTTLYDPEQMPGQRRAVLDWPYVEGLRIDEAMNPLTLLSVGLYGKELLGQNGAPIRLVVPWKYGFKSIKSIVRIRFVEKMPQTAWMKANAREYGFYSNVNPNVDHPRWSQAKERRIGEFLKRKTLMFNGYGEQVADLYAGMDLKRYF, encoded by the coding sequence ATGTTTTTTAGAAAACAAAAATCCTGGGAAATAGCTGAATCAGAAGTCACTGACTTTGATATTTATCAAAACCGTCGACAGTTTCTCAATACCAGCATATCGATTGGTCTAGCCAGTGCATTTCCATCAATGGCGTTAGCTGCGACCGAAGATAATCCGACTCAACTTTTCAAAGGCTTGAGTAATAGTCCTTTTTCTACAGAAGAAGAAAAAACGGATTTTGAGTCAATCACGACATATAACAATTTCTATGAGTTTGGCACATCAAAAACGGATCCCGCACTGAATGCGACCGCTTTTCCAGATAAGTTTGAGTCATGGAAAGTGGTTATAGATGGTGAGTGTGAAAAACCTGGTACATACGATTACGATGAATTGATTAAACCCTTCTCTTTAGAAGAACGAATATATCGAATGCGCTGTGTGGAGGGGTGGTCTATGGTGATTCCATGGATTGGTTTTCCGCTGGCTGATTTGCTAAAAAAAGCGCAGCCAAATGCGAATGCAAAATTTGTTGAATTCACGACATTATATGACCCAGAACAAATGCCGGGGCAGCGACGCGCTGTGCTTGACTGGCCTTATGTAGAAGGCTTACGCATTGATGAAGCAATGAATCCTCTTACACTCTTGTCAGTGGGGCTCTATGGCAAAGAGTTATTAGGACAAAATGGGGCACCAATTCGATTAGTTGTGCCTTGGAAATACGGTTTTAAAAGCATTAAATCGATTGTGCGTATACGGTTTGTAGAAAAAATGCCTCAGACGGCATGGATGAAAGCTAATGCTAGAGAATATGGCTTTTATTCAAATGTGAATCCAAATGTTGACCACCCACGTTGGAGTCAGGCAAAAGAACGCCGTATCGGTGAATTCTTGAAGCGTAAAACGCTGATGTTTAATGGTTACGGCGAGCAAGTGGCAGATCTCTATGCTGGCATGGATCTTAAACGTTATTTCTGA
- a CDS encoding argininosuccinate synthase has product MSKINKVVLAYSGGLDTSVILKWLQDKYDCEVVTFTADLGQGEEVEPARAKAQSLGIKEIYIEDLREEFARDYVFPMFRANAIYEGEYLLGTSIARPLIAKRLVEIAQQTGAEAVSHGATGKGNDQVRFELGAYALNPNIKVIAPWREWDLLSRQKLLDYAEQHGIPVEMKQGKKSPYSMDANLLHISYEGGILEDPWAEPEEAMWRWSVSPENAPNKATYLELTYEKGDITAINGEAMSPATVMTYLNKVAGENGIGRLDIVENRYVGMKSRGCYETPAGTVMLKAHRAIESLTLDREVAHLKDELMPRYAKLIYNGYWWAPERVMLQKMIDESQTTVNGKVRVKLYKGSVSVVGRASETDSLFDESIATFEDDAGAYDQKDAEGFIKLNALRLKIAGKAKRKF; this is encoded by the coding sequence ATGTCTAAAATCAACAAAGTCGTATTAGCCTATTCTGGCGGATTAGATACCTCAGTTATTTTGAAGTGGTTACAAGATAAATATGATTGTGAGGTGGTCACTTTCACAGCTGACTTAGGGCAGGGTGAAGAAGTTGAACCAGCCAGAGCAAAAGCACAGTCTTTAGGTATCAAAGAAATCTACATTGAGGACTTACGTGAAGAATTTGCTCGTGACTATGTCTTTCCTATGTTCCGTGCAAATGCTATCTATGAAGGTGAATACTTATTAGGTACATCTATTGCTCGTCCACTGATTGCTAAACGTTTAGTTGAAATTGCTCAACAAACTGGTGCAGAAGCGGTTTCTCATGGCGCGACCGGAAAAGGAAATGATCAGGTCCGCTTCGAACTTGGCGCCTACGCACTAAATCCGAACATTAAAGTGATAGCCCCTTGGCGTGAATGGGACTTATTGTCTCGTCAGAAATTACTTGATTATGCAGAACAACACGGCATACCTGTAGAAATGAAACAAGGTAAAAAATCACCTTATTCAATGGATGCTAATCTGCTGCATATCTCATATGAAGGTGGCATTTTAGAAGATCCATGGGCTGAGCCTGAAGAAGCGATGTGGCGTTGGTCAGTTTCTCCAGAAAATGCTCCAAATAAAGCGACTTACCTTGAACTGACCTATGAAAAAGGTGATATCACCGCTATCAATGGTGAGGCTATGTCACCAGCGACAGTCATGACTTACCTGAATAAAGTAGCGGGTGAAAATGGTATTGGTCGTCTTGATATCGTTGAAAATCGTTATGTCGGTATGAAGTCACGTGGATGTTACGAAACACCCGCTGGGACAGTGATGTTGAAAGCTCACCGTGCTATCGAGTCATTGACCTTAGATCGTGAAGTAGCTCACCTTAAAGATGAATTAATGCCTCGTTATGCCAAATTAATTTATAACGGATATTGGTGGGCACCTGAGCGTGTGATGCTGCAGAAGATGATTGATGAATCTCAGACCACCGTTAACGGTAAAGTCCGTGTCAAATTATATAAAGGTAGTGTTTCTGTTGTTGGACGTGCTTCTGAGACGGACAGCCTGTTTGATGAATCTATTGCTACATTTGAAGACGATGCGGGGGCTTATGATCAGAAGGACGCTGAAGGTTTCATTAAACTGAATGCGCTGCGTTTGAAAATTGCTGGTAAAGCAAAACGTAAGTTCTGA